Proteins encoded together in one Planctomyces sp. SH-PL14 window:
- a CDS encoding RbsD/FucU family protein → MLKHDLIHPEINMILGRAGHHSKVLIADGNYPAYNTLGPNAELVCLNLSPGLVSCTQVLRALASAIPIEAANTMGIPADDPYASQGDPPIWNDYRGILKECGLPIELQPIQKWDFYDAVASRDHVLTIQTGEQALWANLLLTIGVRKPS, encoded by the coding sequence ATGCTCAAGCACGACCTGATTCATCCCGAGATCAACATGATCCTCGGCCGCGCGGGGCACCATTCGAAGGTGCTGATCGCCGACGGCAATTATCCCGCTTACAACACGCTGGGGCCGAACGCGGAGCTGGTCTGTCTCAATCTCTCGCCGGGGCTCGTTTCGTGCACGCAGGTGCTGCGGGCTCTGGCGAGTGCGATCCCGATTGAGGCGGCAAACACGATGGGGATTCCGGCCGATGATCCATACGCCTCGCAGGGGGATCCGCCGATCTGGAATGACTACCGCGGGATCCTGAAGGAGTGCGGTCTGCCGATTGAGCTTCAGCCGATTCAGAAGTGGGATTTTTATGATGCGGTGGCGAGCCGTGATCATGTGCTGACGATTCAGACGGGCGAGCAGGCGTTGTGGGCGAATTTGCTGCTGACGATCGGGGTTCGTAAGCCGAGTTAG
- a CDS encoding addiction module protein — protein sequence MPISLETLLSRLSTAERLELIDRLWAEIEEESLPSLLSAQQQADLLARRADHEAHPDQVLSWETVKAEMEARLP from the coding sequence ATGCCGATTTCGCTGGAAACATTGTTGAGCCGACTCTCGACCGCTGAGCGGCTGGAGTTGATCGATCGGCTCTGGGCCGAGATCGAAGAGGAGTCGCTCCCGTCTCTGCTGTCGGCCCAGCAACAGGCTGACCTGCTGGCCCGTCGCGCCGATCATGAGGCGCACCCCGACCAGGTTCTCTCCTGGGAGACTGTGAAGGCGGAGATGGAGGCCCGCCTGCCGTGA
- a CDS encoding sialate O-acetylesterase, with translation MSFLRPMTRRLSLFAASLLLLCPLGTERSAAGAELPPKEKFHLFLLVGQSNMAGRGKVEADDRKPHPRVLTFSKDKEWVPAVDPLHFDKPSVVGVGLGRTFALTLAEADPTITIGLIPCAVGGSPIETWEPGAFDAPTKTHPWDDAMARAEGALPAGTLKGILWHQGESDCNPERAPRYEKRLHDLIDRFRVTLKAPDVPFIAGQMGQFAEKPWDADKRQVDAVHRALPTKVRRTAFVSSDDLHHKGDSVHFDAAAYRELGRRYAAAYRTLTDKKAD, from the coding sequence ATGTCCTTCCTTCGCCCGATGACCCGCCGGCTCTCTCTGTTTGCGGCATCCCTTCTTCTGCTGTGCCCGCTGGGAACAGAACGGTCAGCCGCAGGGGCCGAGCTGCCGCCGAAGGAGAAGTTCCACCTGTTCCTGCTCGTCGGCCAGTCCAACATGGCGGGCCGTGGGAAGGTTGAGGCCGACGACCGCAAGCCCCACCCGCGCGTGCTGACGTTCTCGAAGGACAAGGAGTGGGTGCCGGCGGTCGATCCGCTCCACTTCGACAAGCCGTCGGTGGTCGGCGTCGGACTGGGACGGACCTTCGCCCTGACCCTCGCCGAGGCCGATCCGACGATCACGATCGGCCTGATTCCGTGTGCCGTCGGGGGCTCGCCGATCGAGACCTGGGAGCCGGGGGCCTTCGACGCGCCGACCAAGACCCATCCGTGGGACGATGCGATGGCGCGGGCCGAAGGCGCGCTGCCGGCCGGCACGTTGAAAGGGATCCTCTGGCACCAGGGAGAATCGGACTGCAATCCGGAACGGGCGCCGCGCTACGAGAAGCGGCTGCACGACCTCATCGACCGCTTCCGCGTGACGCTCAAGGCGCCCGACGTCCCGTTCATCGCCGGCCAGATGGGCCAGTTTGCGGAGAAGCCGTGGGACGCGGACAAGCGGCAGGTCGACGCGGTCCACCGGGCTCTCCCGACGAAGGTCCGGCGGACGGCGTTCGTCTCTTCCGACGATCTGCACCACAAAGGGGACTCGGTCCACTTTGACGCGGCCGCTTACCGCGAGCTCGGGCGACGGTACGCCGCCGCCTACCGGACGCTGAC
- a CDS encoding IS4 family transposase — translation MLPAEVLERFVERCPAAVMVRAVLENLLRPERLDEVFQRAAQRQYSRQLLFSQLVAIMSAVATRSQPSVHAAYLAAQDKLDISPQALYDKLRRLEPAVTAALVRETARDAARAIDALPGLRPPVLTGGLKTYDVYCVDGNHLTSTEHRLAELRTTREAALPGQTLALLDLRRGLITELVPGEDGHAQERSLVPELLERLRKGMVLVADRNFCTSRILFGIVEHAASFVIRQHRSTLSWEREGKRRRIGRTATGMMFEQTLDLNYEGQTLPVRRLTIELDGPTNQGESEVHILTNLPAETVPPGEVVEAYRLRWTIEEAFQCLTEVLRCEVETLGYPRAALFSFAVAVVAWNTYAVVKGALKSVHGWETIEATLSDYHLMHDVLLTHCGLEIAVEASAWFWHQGLCPSAVTMIGFT, via the coding sequence ATGTTGCCAGCCGAAGTGTTGGAGCGTTTTGTCGAACGCTGTCCCGCCGCGGTCATGGTGCGGGCCGTTCTGGAGAACCTGCTGCGGCCCGAGCGGCTGGATGAGGTCTTCCAGCGGGCCGCCCAGCGGCAGTACAGCCGCCAGCTCCTGTTCTCGCAGCTCGTGGCGATCATGTCGGCTGTCGCCACCCGTTCGCAGCCGTCTGTCCATGCCGCCTATCTGGCGGCTCAGGACAAACTCGACATCTCACCCCAGGCCCTGTACGACAAACTTCGACGGCTTGAACCGGCCGTCACGGCCGCCCTGGTCCGCGAGACCGCCCGCGATGCCGCACGAGCCATCGATGCTCTGCCGGGCCTGCGGCCACCCGTGCTGACCGGGGGACTGAAGACGTACGACGTCTATTGTGTCGACGGGAATCACCTGACCAGCACGGAGCACCGGCTTGCCGAGTTGCGGACGACCCGCGAAGCGGCCCTCCCCGGACAGACGCTGGCCCTGCTGGACCTTCGTCGGGGGCTGATCACGGAACTTGTTCCCGGTGAGGATGGCCATGCCCAGGAACGCTCGCTCGTCCCGGAGCTGCTGGAGCGGTTGCGGAAGGGGATGGTGCTCGTCGCCGACCGGAACTTCTGCACGAGCCGGATCCTGTTCGGAATCGTGGAACACGCGGCCAGCTTTGTGATCCGCCAGCATCGCTCGACGCTCTCCTGGGAGCGGGAGGGGAAGCGGCGGCGGATCGGCCGGACGGCGACGGGGATGATGTTCGAGCAGACCCTGGACCTGAACTATGAGGGCCAGACGCTGCCGGTCCGGCGGCTGACGATCGAACTGGACGGACCGACGAACCAGGGGGAGAGCGAAGTCCACATCCTGACGAATCTTCCGGCTGAAACGGTCCCGCCCGGCGAGGTGGTGGAGGCGTACCGCCTGCGGTGGACGATCGAAGAGGCGTTCCAGTGTCTGACGGAGGTTCTGCGGTGCGAGGTGGAAACGCTGGGCTATCCGCGGGCGGCCCTGTTCTCGTTTGCCGTGGCGGTGGTGGCCTGGAACACGTATGCGGTGGTCAAGGGGGCGCTGAAGTCGGTTCACGGCTGGGAGACGATCGAGGCGACGCTGTCCGACTATCACCTGATGCATGACGTGCTGCTGACGCACTGCGGTCTGGAGATCGCTGTGGAGGCTTCGGCGTGGTTCTGGCACCAGGGGTTGTGCCCCAGTGCTGTGACGATGATTGGGTTTACGTAA
- a CDS encoding transposase has product MRLFRWICEEEFLAEVFRQHRGRSYEKLLTFPQMVQLVCDALLQHHGSVRQSFARAKEEGEIDCGIHSVYRKLADLPLSLSMGFFHETTKRLQQVFPQEVNYCPIPPSLGEFEILCHDGKTIKHVQKRLKVLQGISGSLLGGRLVVSQSYRTGMAVALSASEDGESGETRLLPEALRQTREVIARTRLHVCDRGYCGSPQMNACQEHGDHFFLRFHKQRLAFHENGDWEPAEGMDRYGRSYTEDWGWLGGPDHPERRPVRRIQLHRPGIKDELILLTDLEDPDQYPADDLLEAYLKRWNIERMFQQVTEVFSLESLIGSSPKATVFQASFCFLLYNLIQVLRAYIAEGQEIESVETISSELLFVDVHRQLNGWTELLDVSQTVDQLPPLMSVSDVIDHLRELLGTRWTDRWWKSPSNTHRSAKVKAKKPVRGGHAAVFRILQTQKVRRKT; this is encoded by the coding sequence ATGAGACTCTTCCGGTGGATCTGTGAGGAGGAGTTCCTGGCCGAGGTCTTTCGGCAGCACCGCGGCCGATCCTACGAGAAGCTCCTGACGTTTCCCCAGATGGTCCAGCTGGTCTGTGACGCGCTCCTGCAGCACCATGGAAGCGTGCGGCAGAGCTTTGCCCGAGCCAAGGAAGAAGGCGAGATCGATTGCGGGATCCACTCCGTCTATCGCAAGCTCGCCGACCTGCCGCTGTCACTCTCGATGGGCTTCTTCCATGAGACCACCAAGCGTCTCCAGCAGGTGTTCCCACAGGAGGTGAACTACTGCCCCATCCCCCCGTCCCTGGGAGAGTTCGAGATCCTGTGCCACGACGGCAAGACCATCAAGCACGTCCAGAAACGGCTGAAGGTGTTGCAGGGGATCTCCGGGAGTCTTCTCGGGGGCCGATTGGTCGTCAGTCAGTCCTATCGGACCGGCATGGCGGTGGCGCTCTCGGCCAGTGAAGACGGCGAGAGCGGAGAGACTCGCCTCTTGCCAGAAGCCTTGCGGCAAACCCGGGAAGTGATCGCCAGAACGCGGCTGCATGTGTGCGATCGGGGCTACTGCGGGTCGCCCCAGATGAACGCCTGCCAGGAACACGGGGACCATTTTTTCCTGCGATTTCACAAGCAGCGGCTGGCTTTTCACGAGAATGGCGACTGGGAACCCGCAGAGGGAATGGACCGTTATGGACGGTCCTACACGGAGGACTGGGGCTGGCTGGGCGGCCCCGATCATCCCGAGCGACGTCCCGTTCGGCGGATTCAGTTGCACCGCCCCGGGATCAAGGACGAACTGATCCTGCTGACGGATCTGGAAGATCCTGATCAGTACCCGGCCGACGACCTGCTGGAGGCCTATCTCAAGAGGTGGAACATCGAGCGGATGTTCCAGCAGGTGACGGAAGTCTTCTCCCTGGAGTCGCTGATCGGGAGCAGCCCGAAGGCGACGGTGTTCCAGGCCTCCTTCTGCTTCCTGCTCTACAACCTGATCCAGGTGCTGCGGGCGTATATTGCGGAGGGGCAGGAGATCGAGTCTGTGGAGACGATCTCATCGGAGTTGCTGTTCGTGGATGTGCACCGTCAGTTGAACGGGTGGACGGAGCTGCTGGACGTCTCTCAGACGGTGGATCAGCTCCCTCCACTGATGAGCGTATCGGATGTGATCGACCACCTGAGGGAGCTGCTGGGGACGCGGTGGACGGATCGCTGGTGGAAGTCACCGTCGAACACGCACCGGAGCGCCAAGGTCAAAGCCAAGAAGCCTGTTCGAGGAGGCCACGCCGCCGTGTTCCGCATCCTGCAGACCCAAAAGGTCAGGAGGAAAACATAG
- the glpQ gene encoding glycerophosphodiester phosphodiesterase codes for MPTPIVIAHRGASGYLPEHTLPAKALAAGMGADYLEQDVVLTRDGVPIVLHDIHLDTVTDVAERFPGRARPDGRYYAIDFTLEEIRTLLVRERFSHKTGQPVFSKRFPHVASRFTLHTLAEEIAFVQGLNRSMSRTFGIYPEIKQPAFHRREGQDISAIVLRVLEESGYRSKEEACYLQCFDEPETERCRRELKCPLKIIQLLEEKDWKLLLAAPRRGDLDAALAKVAGYADGIGPPVSLLVSEFRADGTFAATELAAAAHHHGLVIHPWTLRRDELPKSVPSFDRQMEILFGELRVDGAFSDFPDLTRQWIDRRMA; via the coding sequence ATGCCCACACCGATCGTCATCGCCCATCGCGGGGCCAGCGGATATCTCCCCGAGCACACCCTCCCCGCCAAGGCGTTGGCGGCGGGAATGGGGGCGGACTACCTGGAGCAGGACGTTGTCCTGACGCGGGATGGCGTCCCGATCGTCCTCCACGACATCCATCTCGACACCGTGACCGATGTTGCCGAGCGGTTCCCCGGTCGCGCGCGGCCGGACGGCCGCTATTACGCGATCGACTTCACATTGGAGGAGATCCGGACGCTGCTGGTTCGGGAGCGGTTCAGTCACAAGACCGGTCAGCCGGTCTTTTCGAAGCGGTTTCCGCATGTTGCCAGCCGGTTCACGCTGCACACGCTGGCGGAGGAGATCGCCTTCGTGCAGGGGCTGAATCGTTCGATGAGCCGGACCTTCGGGATCTACCCCGAGATCAAGCAGCCCGCCTTCCATCGCCGGGAGGGTCAGGACATTTCGGCGATCGTCCTGCGGGTGCTGGAGGAGTCGGGTTACCGGTCGAAGGAGGAGGCGTGCTACCTGCAGTGCTTTGACGAACCGGAGACGGAGCGCTGCCGCCGGGAGCTCAAGTGTCCATTGAAGATCATTCAGCTGCTGGAGGAGAAGGACTGGAAGCTGCTGCTGGCGGCACCGCGGCGGGGGGATCTCGACGCCGCGCTGGCGAAGGTCGCCGGCTATGCGGATGGCATCGGGCCTCCGGTCAGTCTTCTGGTGTCGGAGTTCCGTGCCGATGGAACGTTCGCCGCGACGGAACTGGCGGCTGCTGCGCACCACCACGGTCTAGTGATCCATCCCTGGACTCTCCGCCGTGATGAACTGCCGAAGTCGGTTCCGTCGTTCGATCGTCAGATGGAGATTCTCTTTGGAGAACTTCGCGTCGACGGGGCGTTCAGCGACTTCCCCGACCTGACGCGGCAGTGGATCGATCGGCGGATGGCGTGA
- a CDS encoding type II toxin-antitoxin system RelE/ParE family toxin, whose product MTFRIELIPAARDDLLAAQEWYESCQENLGRTFRARVDEVLGRLSRNPKLCPLCVEDVRIAKVGRFPYGVVYRILEDAVVVLAVYHLRQDPGKLRRRLN is encoded by the coding sequence GTGACCTTTCGCATCGAGCTCATTCCCGCCGCGAGGGACGACCTGCTTGCGGCTCAGGAGTGGTACGAGTCCTGTCAGGAGAACCTGGGACGGACCTTTCGTGCCCGAGTCGATGAGGTCCTTGGCAGGCTGAGCCGGAATCCGAAGCTTTGTCCCCTCTGCGTCGAGGACGTTCGGATCGCCAAAGTCGGTCGATTTCCCTACGGCGTGGTCTATCGAATTCTTGAAGACGCCGTTGTCGTTCTGGCGGTCTATCACCTTCGTCAGGATCCGGGAAAGCTCCGCCGGCGGCTGAATTGA
- the lpdA gene encoding dihydrolipoyl dehydrogenase: MPAAPTHAQLVVLGGGPGGYPAAFEAADHGMDVVMVDQDAQPGGVCLNRGCIPSKALLHVAKLIHEAHESEAWGVTFQPPKIDLDKLRSFKSDVVTKLTGGIRQLSGARGVKLVQARGKFVNNKTLELAHADGTTSQLTFDKCIVAVGSRPAMPKIFDIGDERVMDSTGALNLPEIPGTMLVIGGGYIGLEMGSVYAALGTKITVVEALPTILAAADRDLVAPLQKRLAGQFAAIHVNTKVKSLKASPEGIVAELEGEGITSPQTFNRVLVSVGRAPNGKGIGLESTKVVVNDRGYIQVDRNMRTAEPNILAIGDVAGEPMLAHKATREAKVAVETLLGEPAQFDNIAIPAVVFTDPELAWCGITEAEAKAAGKEVIVTKFPWAASGRAQTIGRTEGLTKLIIEPKTERILGVGIVGPGAGELIAEGVLAVETAAVARDLAETIHAHPTLSETIMEAAESAFAQATHVFRPKRK, from the coding sequence ATGCCAGCCGCTCCCACCCACGCCCAACTCGTCGTTCTCGGCGGGGGCCCCGGCGGCTATCCGGCAGCCTTCGAAGCCGCCGACCACGGCATGGACGTCGTCATGGTCGACCAGGACGCCCAACCCGGCGGCGTCTGCCTCAACCGCGGCTGCATCCCCTCCAAAGCCCTCCTCCACGTCGCCAAACTCATCCACGAGGCGCACGAATCCGAAGCCTGGGGCGTCACGTTCCAGCCCCCCAAGATCGACCTCGACAAGCTCCGCAGCTTCAAGTCTGACGTCGTCACCAAGCTCACCGGCGGCATCCGCCAACTCTCCGGCGCCCGCGGCGTCAAACTCGTCCAGGCCCGCGGCAAGTTCGTCAACAACAAGACCCTCGAACTCGCCCATGCCGACGGCACCACCAGTCAGCTCACCTTCGACAAGTGCATCGTCGCCGTCGGCTCCCGCCCCGCCATGCCGAAGATCTTCGACATCGGAGACGAACGGGTCATGGACTCGACCGGCGCCCTGAACCTCCCCGAGATCCCGGGGACGATGCTCGTCATCGGCGGGGGCTACATCGGCCTCGAAATGGGCTCGGTCTACGCCGCCCTCGGGACCAAGATCACCGTCGTCGAAGCCCTCCCGACGATCCTCGCCGCCGCCGACCGCGACCTCGTCGCGCCGCTCCAGAAGCGGCTCGCCGGCCAGTTCGCCGCCATCCACGTCAACACGAAGGTCAAGAGCCTCAAGGCCTCGCCGGAAGGGATCGTGGCTGAGCTGGAAGGGGAAGGGATCACCTCGCCGCAGACGTTCAATCGCGTCCTCGTCTCGGTCGGCCGGGCGCCGAACGGGAAGGGGATCGGCCTGGAGTCGACGAAGGTTGTCGTGAACGACCGCGGCTACATTCAGGTCGACCGGAACATGCGGACGGCAGAGCCGAACATCCTCGCTATCGGGGACGTCGCCGGAGAGCCGATGCTGGCTCATAAGGCGACACGGGAAGCCAAGGTCGCTGTCGAGACGCTGCTGGGTGAGCCGGCGCAGTTTGACAACATCGCGATTCCCGCCGTCGTCTTCACCGATCCCGAACTCGCGTGGTGCGGGATCACAGAAGCGGAAGCGAAGGCGGCGGGGAAGGAAGTGATTGTTACGAAGTTCCCTTGGGCGGCTTCGGGGCGGGCTCAGACGATTGGTCGGACGGAGGGGTTGACGAAGCTCATTATTGAGCCGAAGACGGAGCGGATCCTGGGAGTCGGCATTGTCGGTCCCGGTGCGGGTGAGCTGATCGCCGAAGGGGTCCTGGCCGTCGAGACGGCGGCGGTCGCCCGCGATCTCGCGGAGACGATCCATGCGCACCCGACGCTGTCGGAGACGATCATGGAGGCGGCGGAATCGGCGTTTGCTCAGGCGACGCACGTGTTCCGTCCCAAGCGTAAGTAG